The following proteins come from a genomic window of Miscanthus floridulus cultivar M001 chromosome 2, ASM1932011v1, whole genome shotgun sequence:
- the LOC136537076 gene encoding arabinogalactan protein 1-like produces the protein MEPSPRRAPSGAPPPIVVPIPLAPPLARATPPPRAGPPGASPHLAPPPGPPLGPPGAGHASPTLTAPFCPPRSGPGQGEASDVKLGAAPQRPRPRPDPPRRRRCPAPIRRAPLRPPSAVRAPFAVRRPCVAGPRRAVLASPSSPRRAVPASPSSRAPLLHAPGDAVRDDESMGDREWMYSGFASKSHEWIRGTTEFLEHAFGPAAKGSIRPSC, from the exons ATGGAGCCCTCCCCCCGGCGTGCCCCAAGCGGCGCCCCCCCCCCCATCGTGGTCCCCATCCCCCTGGCTCCGCCCCTCGCCCGCgctaccccccccccccgcgcgggCCCCCCCGGCGCGTCCCCCCACCTGGCCCCCCCGCCGGGCCCCCCGCTTGGCCCCCCCGGTGCCGGGCACGCCAGCCCGACCCTCACCGCGCCCTTCTGCCCGCCCCGATCCGGCCCCGGCCAGGGCGAGGCATCAGACGTGAAGCTCGGAGCGGCCCCGCAGCGGCCGCGGCCTCGCCCCGACCCGCCCCGGCGCCGTCGCTGCCCCGCCCCGATCCGGCGTGCCCCGCTCCGtccgccgtccgccgtccgcgcGCCGTTCGCCGTCCGCCGGCCCTGCGTCGCCGGTCCTCGCCGCGCTGTCCTCGCCTCACCGTCCTCGCCTCGCCGCGCCGTCCCCGCCTCGCCGTCCTCGCGCGCGCCTCTGCTCCACGCGCCGGGTGACGCCGTCCGTGACGACGAg AGCATgggtgaccgtgagtggatgtactcgggcTTCGCAAGTAAGAGCCACGAATGGATCAGGGGGACGACTGAgttcctggagcatgcatttggcccagctgctaaagggtcgattcggcccagctgctaa